One segment of Pontibacter akesuensis DNA contains the following:
- a CDS encoding TVP38/TMEM64 family protein — translation MKIPLLRSFIRENASTFISMLLLVVVPVVVSSTIAVVLYNYEGLLQDLSVWEMLLYFAVISVTMAFALTPTTFVALVSGFYLGWVAFPGIVISYGIAALIGYSLAQIIDQGKMMSFLNRFDKARALMQELRGESWSLIVLTRISPVLPFALMNFVLSLLQINRRKFILASMLGMLPRTLFFYWVGSQAADVVQVIQNPDSGRGGQILLIALIIISIGGLYFLFDRALKRALRKAAAKNGENF, via the coding sequence ATGAAGATACCGCTGCTGCGAAGTTTTATACGTGAAAATGCCTCTACTTTTATCTCGATGCTGCTGCTGGTGGTCGTGCCGGTGGTGGTGAGCTCCACCATCGCGGTGGTGCTTTACAATTACGAGGGGCTGCTGCAGGACCTTTCGGTGTGGGAGATGCTGCTATACTTTGCGGTGATATCGGTAACGATGGCCTTTGCCCTGACGCCCACCACTTTCGTGGCGCTGGTGAGCGGCTTTTACCTGGGCTGGGTTGCCTTTCCGGGCATCGTGATCTCCTACGGCATTGCCGCCCTCATCGGCTACAGCCTCGCCCAAATCATAGACCAGGGCAAAATGATGAGTTTTCTGAACCGCTTCGACAAGGCGCGCGCCCTGATGCAGGAGTTGCGCGGCGAAAGCTGGAGCCTCATCGTCCTCACACGCATTTCGCCGGTGCTGCCCTTCGCCCTGATGAACTTCGTGCTCTCGCTGCTGCAGATAAACCGGCGCAAGTTTATCCTGGCCAGCATGCTCGGCATGTTGCCGCGCACGCTTTTCTTCTACTGGGTGGGCTCCCAGGCGGCCGACGTGGTGCAGGTGATCCAAAACCCCGACAGCGGGCGCGGTGGCCAGATCCTTTTAATTGCGCTGATTATCATTTCTATCGGGGGGCTTTACTTCCTGTTCGACAGGGCTTTAAAGCGCGCCCTGCGCAAAGCAGCGGCTAAAAATGGTGAAAATTTTTAG